From the Vallicoccus soli genome, one window contains:
- a CDS encoding right-handed parallel beta-helix repeat-containing protein has translation MPLSEVRTPAAPARGRTPARSPLATLLGVLAAVVALAAPLLGAAAPASAAPRTITLAPGPHVRVEFRDAVEALRPGDTLQLAPGTYEIGYLWLKVARGLASAPIVVKAQDWRRPPLLRGGLNLTDADHWTLHRLRVEATAPNGPALHMTGGTGWRVTSSEFFGARNTDAYANVAIDGGGGYPRGFVFSQNCVHDAGRSERWKTDHNIYVKFRGAPGSGGTISKNTIYNHQNGAGIKLGDGGLPGAPGPWGVKVEQNTIAQGGRQVLLSHDVRGNVVVGNLLYGSTEPFTTADRRTTGIYALMVSGTGNKVADNYVARASMALRDPYGKVGVSGVTAVRPDPGFRGTGSCAALDPTYWKARYYGRTSTGVYRS, from the coding sequence ATGCCGCTGTCCGAGGTCCGCACCCCTGCCGCGCCCGCGCGCGGCCGGACCCCCGCCCGCTCACCCCTCGCCACCCTGCTCGGCGTGCTCGCCGCGGTCGTCGCCCTCGCCGCGCCGCTGCTGGGCGCGGCGGCGCCCGCGTCCGCGGCGCCGCGCACGATCACGCTCGCCCCCGGTCCGCACGTGCGGGTCGAGTTCCGCGACGCCGTCGAGGCGCTGCGCCCCGGCGACACGCTCCAGCTCGCCCCGGGCACGTACGAGATCGGCTACCTCTGGCTCAAGGTCGCCCGCGGCCTCGCCAGCGCCCCGATCGTCGTCAAGGCGCAGGACTGGCGCCGCCCGCCGCTGCTGCGCGGCGGGCTCAACCTCACCGACGCCGACCACTGGACGCTGCACCGGCTGCGCGTCGAGGCCACCGCCCCCAACGGCCCCGCGCTGCACATGACCGGCGGCACGGGCTGGCGGGTCACCTCGAGCGAGTTCTTCGGCGCGAGGAACACCGACGCCTACGCGAACGTCGCCATCGACGGCGGGGGCGGCTACCCGCGCGGCTTCGTCTTCTCGCAGAACTGCGTGCACGACGCCGGGCGCAGCGAGCGCTGGAAGACCGACCACAACATCTACGTGAAGTTCCGCGGCGCCCCCGGCTCCGGCGGCACGATCTCGAAGAACACGATCTACAACCACCAGAACGGCGCGGGCATCAAGCTCGGCGACGGCGGGCTGCCCGGTGCGCCCGGCCCCTGGGGCGTGAAGGTCGAGCAGAACACCATCGCCCAGGGCGGGCGCCAGGTCCTGCTGAGCCACGACGTGCGCGGCAACGTCGTCGTCGGCAACCTGCTCTACGGCTCGACCGAGCCGTTCACCACCGCCGACCGGCGCACCACCGGCATCTACGCGCTCATGGTGTCGGGCACGGGCAACAAGGTCGCCGACAACTACGTGGCGCGGGCGAGCATGGCGCTGCGCGACCCGTACGGCAAGGTCGGCGTCAGCGGGGTCACGGCCGTGCGGCCCGACCCGGGGTTCCGCGGCACCGGCTCCTGCGCCGCGCTGGACCCGACGTACTGGAAGGCCCGCTACTACGGGCGCACCAGCACCGGCGTCTACCGCAGCTGA
- a CDS encoding acyltransferase family protein: protein MLDGTRTAPHDGPATAAAAPARAFRPDVEGLRAVAVGLVVLFHAGVAALPGGFVGVDVFFVLSGFLITGLLVEELARTGTISIRGFYARRVRRLLPLAVLVLAVTALVSWAVVPPVDHPRVGGDVLAAALYAANWRFAGTSTEYMGADVDKSPVLHFWSLGVEEQFYVVWPLLLLLATGALLVRRRRARGPLPRAAVVRRAAVALALVGGASFAASVVLSPTTGGWAYYGLHTRAWELAVGGGLALALAAPGPLSRLPRPAAVLLGWAGVAAVVASAVLIDGSTAFPGSAALGPVLGTAALVAAGAGVGGAAVRGSASRVLSHPVPRYVGRISYAWYLWHWPFLVLGRQLGTERGWDPALVVVAAVVLSFAASALSNVLVEEPARRSRWLSLRPVRSLAAGALLTAAGVAAALVLGPARGPVEVPDQLAEQVPQVQGDVEAPAQAPAVPVLTPEQARADTERPPDCFVSYSGTRPPAECVFGDPEGTVDVAMIGDSHAMHWYPALDALARERGWRLHMWAKTACPSIDVRVWVDKYATEYDACGVWREGVLQQLEQGPRMDLLLVARSMGYVRATLGEGDEVLPGDAVGAAWQEAAERTLPRLGAVADRVLVVRDNPWAPEDVPTCLSARDPADWEGCSFDRETGTYLDEDLAVAERTAARRTGAPLGFLDMTDVLCPGARCPVVADNGVIMYVDNSHFTDTFSRSLTTELGRRIDLALRNDPLPAGGEGAGG from the coding sequence ATGCTCGACGGTACCCGGACCGCCCCGCACGACGGCCCGGCCACCGCCGCCGCCGCTCCCGCCCGGGCGTTCCGCCCCGACGTGGAGGGGCTGCGCGCCGTGGCCGTGGGCCTCGTCGTGCTGTTCCACGCCGGCGTGGCGGCGCTGCCCGGCGGCTTCGTCGGCGTGGACGTGTTCTTCGTGCTGTCGGGCTTCCTCATCACCGGCCTGCTCGTCGAGGAGCTGGCCCGCACCGGGACCATCTCGATCCGCGGCTTCTACGCGCGCCGGGTGCGCCGGCTGCTGCCCCTCGCCGTGCTCGTGCTGGCGGTGACCGCGCTGGTCAGCTGGGCGGTCGTCCCGCCCGTCGACCACCCGCGGGTGGGCGGCGACGTCCTCGCCGCGGCGCTCTACGCGGCGAACTGGCGCTTCGCGGGCACCTCGACCGAGTACATGGGCGCCGACGTCGACAAGAGCCCGGTCCTGCACTTCTGGTCCCTCGGGGTCGAGGAGCAGTTCTACGTCGTCTGGCCGCTGCTCCTGCTGCTCGCCACCGGCGCGCTGCTGGTGCGCCGGCGGCGCGCCCGGGGCCCGCTCCCCCGCGCTGCGGTGGTCCGCCGCGCCGCCGTGGCGCTGGCCCTCGTCGGCGGCGCCTCGTTCGCGGCCTCGGTGGTCCTCAGCCCCACGACCGGCGGCTGGGCCTACTACGGCCTGCACACCCGCGCCTGGGAGCTCGCCGTCGGCGGCGGGCTGGCCCTCGCCCTCGCGGCGCCCGGCCCGCTGTCGCGCCTGCCGCGCCCGGCGGCGGTGCTGCTCGGCTGGGCCGGGGTGGCCGCGGTCGTCGCGTCCGCCGTGCTCATCGACGGCAGCACCGCCTTCCCCGGCAGCGCCGCCCTCGGGCCCGTCCTCGGCACGGCGGCGCTCGTGGCGGCCGGCGCGGGGGTGGGCGGCGCCGCGGTCCGGGGCAGCGCCTCGCGGGTGCTCTCCCACCCGGTGCCCCGCTACGTCGGGCGCATCTCCTACGCCTGGTACCTGTGGCACTGGCCGTTCCTCGTGCTCGGGCGCCAGCTCGGCACCGAGCGCGGCTGGGACCCCGCCCTCGTCGTCGTGGCCGCGGTGGTGCTCTCCTTCGCCGCCTCGGCGCTCAGCAACGTCCTCGTCGAGGAGCCGGCCCGGCGCTCGCGGTGGCTGTCGCTGCGCCCGGTGCGCAGCCTCGCCGCCGGGGCCCTGCTCACCGCGGCGGGCGTCGCCGCCGCGCTCGTCCTCGGTCCGGCCCGCGGCCCGGTCGAGGTGCCGGACCAGCTCGCCGAGCAGGTCCCGCAGGTGCAGGGCGACGTCGAGGCCCCCGCGCAGGCGCCGGCGGTGCCGGTGCTCACACCGGAGCAGGCCCGCGCCGACACCGAGCGGCCGCCGGACTGCTTCGTCTCCTACAGCGGCACCCGCCCGCCGGCCGAGTGCGTCTTCGGCGACCCCGAGGGCACCGTCGACGTGGCGATGATCGGCGACAGCCACGCCATGCACTGGTACCCGGCGCTCGACGCCCTGGCCCGCGAGCGCGGCTGGCGCCTGCACATGTGGGCGAAGACCGCGTGCCCCAGCATCGACGTGCGCGTGTGGGTCGACAAGTACGCGACGGAGTACGACGCCTGCGGCGTCTGGCGCGAGGGCGTGTTGCAGCAGCTCGAGCAGGGCCCGCGGATGGACCTGCTCCTCGTGGCCCGCTCCATGGGCTACGTGCGGGCCACCCTCGGCGAGGGCGACGAGGTGCTGCCGGGGGACGCGGTCGGCGCGGCCTGGCAGGAGGCGGCCGAGCGCACGCTGCCGCGCCTCGGCGCGGTCGCCGACCGGGTCCTCGTGGTGCGCGACAACCCCTGGGCCCCCGAGGACGTGCCGACCTGCCTCTCCGCGCGCGACCCGGCGGACTGGGAGGGCTGCTCCTTCGACCGCGAGACCGGCACCTACCTCGACGAGGACCTCGCGGTCGCCGAGCGCACCGCGGCCCGGCGCACGGGCGCGCCGCTCGGCTTCCTCGACATGACCGACGTGCTGTGCCCGGGCGCGCGCTGCCCGGTCGTGGCCGACAACGGCGTGATCATGTACGTCGACAACAGCCACTTCACCGACACCTTCAGCCGGTCCCTCACGACCGAGCTGGGGCGCCGCATCGACCTGGCCCTGCGCAACGACCCCCTCCCCGCGGGCGGGGAGGGGGCCGGTGGCTGA
- a CDS encoding glycosyltransferase family 2 protein produces the protein MSRPSAPAPDGALDVTVVLPCYNEQDHVVAELERITGALDASGLTYELLAIDDASTDKTLVLLEEAQVRFPRMQVVAFRRNGGSGTARRIGTQRARGDVVVWTDADMTYPNERIPELVQVLREDPTYDQVVGARLTEEGTHKVLRVPAKWVVRKIAERLTNTRIPDLNSGLRAFRREVALPYLRLLPPGFSCVTTITLSFLSNQHDIKYVPIAYAKRSGTSKFHFVKDAYRYVLQVLRMVMYFNPLKVLMPVALGLLGLGLVKGVVWDFPRHPFYFPVNTVLLVLCGLIIGSMALLADLIVRSRNDS, from the coding sequence ATGAGCCGACCGTCAGCGCCCGCGCCCGACGGGGCGCTCGACGTGACCGTCGTGCTGCCCTGCTACAACGAGCAGGACCACGTGGTGGCCGAGCTCGAGCGGATCACCGGCGCGCTCGACGCGAGCGGGCTGACGTACGAGCTCCTGGCCATCGACGACGCCTCCACCGACAAGACGCTGGTCCTGCTGGAGGAGGCGCAGGTGCGCTTCCCACGCATGCAGGTCGTCGCCTTCCGGCGCAACGGCGGCTCGGGCACGGCCCGGCGCATCGGCACCCAGCGGGCCCGCGGCGACGTCGTCGTGTGGACCGACGCCGACATGACGTACCCCAACGAGCGGATCCCCGAGCTCGTCCAGGTGCTGCGCGAGGACCCCACGTACGACCAGGTCGTCGGCGCGCGCCTCACCGAGGAGGGCACCCACAAGGTGCTCCGGGTGCCGGCCAAGTGGGTCGTGCGCAAGATCGCCGAGCGGCTCACCAACACCCGCATCCCCGACCTCAACTCGGGCCTGCGCGCGTTCCGGCGCGAGGTGGCGCTGCCCTACCTGCGCCTGCTGCCGCCCGGGTTCTCCTGCGTCACGACGATCACGCTGTCCTTCCTGTCGAACCAGCACGACATCAAGTACGTCCCCATCGCCTACGCCAAGCGCTCGGGCACCTCGAAGTTCCACTTCGTCAAGGACGCGTACCGCTACGTCCTGCAGGTGCTGCGCATGGTGATGTACTTCAACCCGCTCAAGGTGCTCATGCCGGTGGCGCTGGGCCTGCTCGGCCTGGGGCTGGTCAAGGGCGTGGTCTGGGACTTCCCGCGGCACCCGTTCTACTTCCCGGTCAACACGGTCCTCCTCGTCCTCTGCGGGCTGATCATCGGCTCCATGGCGCTGCTGGCCGACCTCATCGTCCGATCACGCAACGACAGCTAG
- the rfbB gene encoding dTDP-glucose 4,6-dehydratase, with protein sequence MRILVTGGAGFIGSHYVRTLVSGGYPAMADAEVVVLDKLTYAGNLANLDPVRESPRLRFVEGDILDPVLVPELMQGTDAVVHFAAESHVDRSILGAADFVMTNVVGTQNLLDAALRAGVGRFVHVSTDEVYGSIPEGSWTEEQPLEPNSPYSASKAGSDLIARAYARTHGLDVRVTRCSNNYGPYQFPEKVIPLFVTNLVDGLDVPLYGEGLNVRDWLHVDDHCRGIQLVLEGGRSGEVYNIGGGTELTNKELTGLLLEACGAGWDRVRRVEDRKGHDLRYSVDITKISDELGYAPRVPFAQGLADTVQWYRDNRAWWEPLKQRAALAR encoded by the coding sequence ATGCGGATCCTCGTCACGGGCGGGGCCGGGTTCATCGGCTCCCACTACGTGCGCACCCTCGTGTCCGGCGGCTACCCGGCGATGGCCGACGCGGAGGTCGTCGTCCTCGACAAGCTGACGTACGCCGGCAACCTCGCCAACCTCGACCCGGTGCGCGAGAGCCCGCGGCTGCGGTTCGTCGAGGGCGACATCCTCGACCCGGTGCTGGTGCCCGAGCTCATGCAGGGCACCGACGCCGTCGTGCACTTCGCCGCGGAGTCCCACGTCGACCGGTCCATCCTCGGCGCGGCCGACTTCGTCATGACCAACGTCGTCGGCACGCAGAACCTCCTCGACGCGGCGCTGCGCGCGGGCGTGGGCCGCTTCGTGCACGTCTCGACCGACGAGGTGTACGGCTCGATCCCCGAGGGCTCCTGGACCGAGGAGCAGCCGCTCGAGCCGAACTCGCCGTACTCCGCGTCCAAGGCCGGCAGCGACCTCATCGCCCGGGCGTACGCGCGCACCCACGGGCTCGACGTGCGGGTCACCCGCTGCTCGAACAACTACGGCCCGTACCAGTTCCCCGAGAAGGTCATCCCCCTCTTCGTCACGAACCTCGTCGACGGGCTCGACGTCCCGCTGTACGGCGAGGGCCTCAACGTCCGCGACTGGCTGCACGTCGACGACCACTGCCGCGGCATCCAGCTCGTCCTCGAGGGCGGGCGCTCCGGCGAGGTCTACAACATCGGGGGCGGCACCGAGCTCACCAACAAGGAGCTCACCGGCCTGCTGCTCGAGGCGTGCGGCGCGGGCTGGGACCGGGTGCGCCGGGTCGAGGACCGCAAGGGGCACGACCTGCGCTACTCCGTCGACATCACCAAGATCTCCGACGAGCTCGGGTACGCCCCCCGGGTCCCGTTCGCGCAGGGCCTGGCCGACACCGTGCAGTGGTACCGCGACAACCGGGCCTGGTGGGAGCCGCTCAAGCAGCGCGCGGCGCTCGCCCGATGA
- the rfbD gene encoding dTDP-4-dehydrorhamnose reductase → MSALRRDPAARRWLVTGAGGMLGRDLQAALAGREVTALTRADLDVTDPAAVEAAVEGHDVVVNCAAWTAVDDAEAAEPAAFAANAVGPALLARACARAGARLVQPSTDYVFAGDATTPYAEDAPVAPRSAYGRTKAAGEWAVRAELPDGHYVVRTAWLYGAHGASFPRTMARLQGQRETLDVVDDQRGQPTWTRDLAERVVAMVDADAPAGTYHATASGETTWHGLAQRVFALLGADPERVRTTTSEAFVRPAPRPAYSVLGHEGWARAGLAPMRAWDEALDEAARTTDLLTPA, encoded by the coding sequence ATGAGCGCCCTGCGCCGCGACCCCGCCGCCCGGCGCTGGCTCGTCACCGGCGCCGGCGGCATGCTCGGGCGCGACCTGCAGGCCGCGCTCGCCGGCCGCGAGGTCACCGCGCTCACCCGCGCCGACCTCGACGTCACCGACCCCGCGGCCGTCGAGGCGGCCGTCGAGGGGCACGACGTGGTCGTCAACTGCGCGGCGTGGACGGCGGTCGACGACGCGGAGGCCGCCGAGCCCGCGGCCTTCGCCGCGAACGCCGTCGGGCCGGCGCTGCTCGCCCGCGCGTGCGCGCGGGCCGGCGCCCGGCTCGTGCAGCCCTCGACCGACTACGTCTTCGCCGGCGACGCGACCACGCCCTACGCCGAGGACGCGCCGGTCGCGCCGCGCTCGGCGTACGGGCGGACCAAGGCCGCGGGGGAGTGGGCCGTGCGGGCCGAGCTCCCCGACGGGCACTACGTCGTGCGCACCGCCTGGCTCTACGGCGCCCACGGCGCGAGCTTCCCGCGGACGATGGCGCGCCTGCAGGGCCAGCGCGAGACGCTCGACGTCGTCGACGACCAGCGCGGGCAGCCGACCTGGACCCGCGACCTCGCCGAGCGGGTCGTGGCGATGGTGGACGCCGACGCGCCCGCGGGGACGTACCACGCCACCGCCTCGGGCGAGACCACGTGGCACGGGCTGGCCCAGCGGGTCTTCGCGCTGCTCGGGGCCGACCCGGAGCGGGTGCGCACGACCACCTCGGAGGCGTTCGTGCGCCCCGCGCCGCGCCCGGCCTACTCGGTGCTCGGGCACGAGGGGTGGGCGCGCGCCGGGCTGGCGCCGATGCGCGCGTGGGACGAGGCGCTCGACGAGGCCGCCCGCACCACGGACCTGCTGACCCCGGCCTGA
- a CDS encoding glycosyltransferase, protein MADVVVTAMPFTGHVVPVLQAAGALVAAGHRVRAYVGSAFAERARAAGAEPVRWERAPDYDERDLRATFPRTGRGGPRGLLANLEHVFVRTGDAQARDLLALWDRRPWDVLVADGLALGGGLASERLGAPWASLTVVPLALPSRDLPPPGLPLAAGRGRLGRARDALLRGAATAATRPVRRALRETRAALGLDPGAVRLDDQWVSPHLALALGVPALEEPRSDLPQQVHLVGAFPPAGGDRPLPDGWEEVLAGPRPVVHVTQGTFGTDPEDLLRPALEALGQRDVTVVATTGVEGRDRLPFPVPPGTLVADRLPYGRLLPRCDAVVTNGGWGGVLASLHHALPLVVAGADLDKPAVAARVARAGAGVDLRTGRPSAEAVGRAVDRVLAPRSAHRDGARRVAAQLAAHDTAAEVVALVGRLLAGGGPVLRAGDPWGR, encoded by the coding sequence GTGGCGGACGTCGTGGTCACCGCGATGCCGTTCACCGGGCACGTGGTGCCCGTGCTGCAGGCGGCCGGGGCGCTCGTCGCGGCGGGGCACCGGGTGCGCGCGTACGTCGGGTCGGCGTTCGCCGAGCGCGCGCGTGCCGCCGGCGCCGAGCCGGTGCGGTGGGAGCGGGCGCCGGACTACGACGAGCGCGACCTGCGCGCCACGTTCCCGCGGACGGGCCGCGGCGGGCCGAGGGGCCTGCTGGCCAACCTGGAGCACGTCTTCGTCCGCACGGGCGACGCGCAGGCCCGGGACCTGCTCGCCCTGTGGGACCGGCGGCCGTGGGACGTCCTCGTCGCCGACGGCCTGGCGCTCGGCGGCGGGCTGGCGTCCGAGCGGCTCGGGGCCCCCTGGGCGTCCCTCACCGTCGTGCCGCTCGCGCTGCCCAGCCGCGACCTCCCCCCGCCGGGGCTGCCGCTGGCCGCCGGCCGCGGCCGCCTCGGGCGGGCCCGGGACGCGCTGCTGCGCGGCGCGGCCACCGCGGCGACGAGGCCGGTGCGCCGGGCCCTGCGCGAGACGCGGGCCGCCCTCGGGCTGGACCCCGGCGCGGTCCGCCTCGACGACCAGTGGGTGTCGCCGCACCTCGCGCTCGCCCTCGGCGTGCCGGCGCTCGAGGAGCCGCGCAGCGACCTGCCGCAGCAGGTGCACCTCGTAGGGGCCTTCCCGCCGGCCGGCGGGGACCGCCCGCTGCCCGACGGCTGGGAGGAGGTGCTGGCCGGACCGCGACCCGTCGTCCACGTGACCCAGGGGACGTTCGGCACCGACCCGGAGGACCTGCTGCGCCCGGCGCTCGAGGCGCTGGGGCAGCGCGACGTCACCGTGGTCGCGACCACCGGGGTCGAGGGGCGGGACCGGCTGCCGTTCCCGGTGCCCCCGGGCACCCTCGTCGCCGACCGGCTGCCGTACGGACGGCTGCTCCCGCGCTGCGACGCCGTGGTCACCAACGGGGGGTGGGGCGGGGTGCTCGCGTCGCTGCACCACGCCCTGCCCCTCGTGGTCGCCGGGGCCGACCTGGACAAGCCGGCCGTCGCGGCCCGGGTGGCGCGCGCCGGGGCCGGCGTGGACCTGCGCACGGGCAGGCCGTCCGCCGAGGCGGTCGGTCGCGCGGTCGACCGGGTGCTCGCTCCGCGGAGCGCCCACCGCGACGGCGCCCGGCGGGTCGCGGCGCAGCTCGCCGCGCACGACACCGCGGCCGAGGTGGTCGCGCTCGTCGGGCGCCTGCTCGCGGGCGGCGGGCCGGTGCTGCGCGCCGGCGACCCCTGGGGCCGTTGA
- a CDS encoding LCP family protein, with translation MGDWPTGWTRGDRPRTQGSSAAGSRGLPPELDPRRPALPPELDPRGGRPRRAAPAGPARTGAERAAEAYGPQGRPGGGGPERARGTATAPPAPPGARPGTAGSGGSPGRRRRRLRPGRVLLVLLLVVVLAYGGLALWANGRLRHEDALSGRAGTAGTTWLVVGSDSREGLTREEQNALSTGRTEGRRTDTIMLLHVPDGGRPTLVSLPRDSWVDVPGQGEAKLNAAFALGGSPLLVETVEQATGLTVDHVVEIGFGGVVDVVDAVGGVEVCVPDPIQDERSGLDLPAGCQELDGGTSLSYVRARYFDPTGDLGRIRRQQQFVGALVSEVFSPGTLLNPVRQVRLVAAGTDAVTVDEDTGVVDLTGLARAFRAVSGGDGGLTTVPVADPDYRVGGQSAVLWDDEAAAQLFADLEAGRSPEPVG, from the coding sequence ATGGGTGACTGGCCGACCGGCTGGACGCGCGGTGACAGACCGCGTACGCAGGGCAGCAGCGCTGCGGGCTCGCGCGGCCTGCCCCCCGAGCTCGACCCGCGCCGCCCGGCCCTGCCGCCGGAGCTGGACCCGCGCGGCGGGCGCCCCCGGCGCGCCGCCCCGGCGGGGCCGGCGCGCACGGGCGCCGAGCGCGCCGCGGAGGCGTACGGGCCCCAGGGCCGCCCGGGCGGCGGCGGCCCGGAGCGCGCCCGCGGCACCGCGACCGCTCCCCCGGCACCGCCGGGCGCCCGCCCCGGGACCGCGGGGTCCGGCGGCTCACCGGGGCGGCGGCGCCGGCGGCTGCGCCCGGGGCGCGTCCTGCTCGTCCTGCTGCTCGTCGTGGTGCTGGCCTACGGCGGGCTGGCGCTGTGGGCGAACGGCCGGCTGCGGCACGAGGACGCGCTGTCGGGCCGCGCGGGCACCGCCGGGACCACCTGGCTCGTCGTCGGGTCGGACAGCCGCGAGGGGTTGACCCGGGAGGAGCAGAACGCGCTGAGCACCGGGCGGACCGAGGGCCGGCGCACCGACACGATCATGCTGCTGCACGTGCCCGACGGCGGCCGGCCGACGCTCGTGAGCCTCCCGCGCGACAGCTGGGTCGACGTGCCGGGGCAGGGCGAGGCCAAGCTCAACGCGGCCTTCGCGCTCGGGGGCTCGCCGCTGCTCGTCGAGACCGTCGAGCAGGCGACCGGGCTCACGGTGGACCACGTGGTGGAGATCGGCTTCGGCGGCGTCGTGGACGTCGTCGACGCGGTGGGCGGGGTCGAGGTCTGCGTGCCCGACCCGATCCAGGACGAGCGCAGCGGGCTCGACCTGCCCGCGGGGTGCCAGGAGCTCGACGGGGGCACGTCGCTCTCGTACGTCCGCGCCCGGTACTTCGACCCGACCGGCGACCTCGGGCGGATCCGGCGCCAGCAGCAGTTCGTCGGCGCGCTGGTGTCCGAGGTGTTCAGCCCCGGGACGCTGCTCAACCCCGTCCGCCAGGTGCGCCTCGTCGCCGCCGGCACCGACGCGGTGACCGTCGACGAGGACACCGGCGTCGTCGACCTGACCGGTCTCGCCCGCGCGTTCCGCGCCGTCAGCGGCGGCGACGGCGGCCTGACGACCGTGCCGGTCGCCGACCCGGACTACCGGGTCGGGGGCCAGTCCGCGGTGCTGTGGGACGACGAGGCCGCCGCGCAGCTCTTCGCCGACCTCGAGGCCGGGCGCAGCCCGGAGCCGGTGGGCTGA
- a CDS encoding LCP family protein, with amino-acid sequence MDRPLPPPARHRAGDLPRRDRRPVQRQEPPAAGGRAGGRGPRPRGASALPLDEPAALRVRRAVALLVMSALAPGSAQAVRGGPAARRLGRAALRCWVALLAVAALLGLGALVLRDTVLSLAVRPWALESLRAVLVVVAAGWAVLLLDALRLGRPVALPRGARRGVAGLTAVMLVVGAGPLVYGARSTGIQLDLVTSVFAEGDVVTDDGRMNVLLMGGDAGESRVGLRPDSLTLVSVDTASGEATMVSLPRNLQHARFRDGSPMDAEFPDGFDDLLNAVYTYGSEHPDLYPDARDPGAEATKDAVAGVLGLPVHYYAVVDLKGFRSMVDALGGLRIDVQERVPIGGGTSPVTGWIEPGEQVLDGYHALWYARSREGSSDYARMGRQRCVLSALAGQADPVTVVRRFREVADSAKELVATDLPRSALPDLVELALRSRASGSSLRSVTLAPPLITPADPDFERIHELALEALGEEPAPAEDVQALPAAPPAGAGGAGGAGEGGDGGSAGAGAASGGTGGADGAATGEATGEEPDAPASPCG; translated from the coding sequence ATGGACCGACCCCTGCCACCCCCGGCGCGGCACCGCGCCGGCGACCTCCCGAGGAGGGACCGCCGACCCGTCCAGCGGCAGGAGCCGCCCGCGGCGGGGGGACGCGCCGGCGGGCGCGGACCCCGGCCCCGCGGCGCCAGCGCCCTGCCGCTCGACGAGCCGGCGGCCCTGCGCGTGCGCCGCGCCGTCGCGCTGCTCGTCATGTCCGCGCTCGCGCCCGGCAGCGCGCAGGCGGTGCGGGGCGGCCCGGCCGCCCGCCGGCTCGGGCGCGCCGCCCTGCGCTGCTGGGTCGCGCTGCTCGCCGTGGCCGCCCTGCTCGGGCTCGGCGCCCTCGTGCTGCGCGACACCGTCCTCAGCCTCGCCGTGCGCCCGTGGGCCCTGGAGTCGCTGCGCGCCGTGCTCGTCGTCGTCGCCGCCGGCTGGGCCGTGCTGCTGCTCGACGCGCTGCGCCTCGGCCGGCCCGTGGCGCTCCCGCGCGGCGCCCGCCGCGGCGTCGCCGGGCTCACGGCCGTGATGCTCGTGGTGGGCGCGGGCCCGCTCGTGTACGGCGCGCGCTCCACCGGCATCCAGCTCGACCTCGTGACGAGCGTGTTCGCCGAGGGCGACGTCGTCACCGACGACGGGCGGATGAACGTCCTGCTCATGGGCGGCGACGCCGGGGAGTCCCGGGTGGGCCTGCGCCCGGACAGCCTCACCCTCGTCAGCGTCGACACCGCCTCCGGCGAGGCGACGATGGTGTCGCTGCCCCGCAACCTGCAGCACGCGCGCTTCCGCGACGGCAGCCCGATGGACGCGGAGTTCCCCGACGGCTTCGACGACCTGCTCAACGCCGTCTACACGTACGGCTCCGAGCACCCCGACCTCTACCCCGACGCCCGCGACCCCGGTGCCGAGGCCACCAAGGACGCCGTGGCCGGCGTGCTCGGCCTGCCGGTGCACTACTACGCCGTCGTGGACCTCAAGGGCTTCCGCAGCATGGTCGACGCGCTCGGCGGCCTGCGCATCGACGTCCAGGAGCGGGTGCCGATCGGCGGCGGCACGTCCCCGGTCACGGGGTGGATCGAGCCCGGCGAGCAGGTGCTCGACGGCTACCACGCGCTCTGGTACGCCCGCTCCCGCGAGGGCTCCAGCGACTACGCCCGGATGGGCCGCCAGCGCTGCGTGCTCTCCGCCCTGGCCGGTCAGGCCGACCCGGTGACCGTCGTGCGGCGCTTCCGCGAGGTCGCGGACTCCGCCAAGGAGCTCGTGGCCACCGACCTGCCGCGCAGCGCCCTGCCCGACCTCGTCGAGCTCGCCCTGCGCAGCCGCGCCAGCGGCAGCAGCCTGCGCAGCGTCACCCTCGCCCCGCCGCTCATCACCCCCGCCGACCCCGACTTCGAGCGCATCCACGAGCTCGCCCTCGAGGCGCTCGGGGAGGAGCCCGCTCCCGCCGAGGACGTGCAGGCCCTGCCCGCCGCCCCGCCGGCCGGCGCGGGCGGCGCGGGGGGCGCGGGCGAGGGCGGCGACGGGGGGAGCGCCGGCGCGGGTGCCGCGTCCGGCGGGACCGGCGGAGCGGACGGCGCGGCGACCGGCGAGGCGACCGGCGAGGAGCCCGACGCCCCCGCGTCCCCCTGCGGCTGA